One Tomitella gaofuii DNA segment encodes these proteins:
- a CDS encoding MaoC/PaaZ C-terminal domain-containing protein: MPLTSEMAGLRGPAATDTVEDRWVMNYAASTGDTNPVYFDNRGAAALPAHPAYLSHLEWDAIALLHEKHLGALTPEERVRGVHSFNATRLHRAVRAGDTLSSSAQVVGVEKRRAGGRMTLRIDTVDAAGAPVATSHTTTVFLGVDAQGETASAPTALDTGGSAAAPAAPVRTEDITIGPLAPYVFSECARDYGVIHTDIRVATEAGFPGLILHGTGTIAYALSALTNGEAGGDPTRVHGFQARLTGMVLCPSVMTLRVFGTQDDAPHADADSPAACDSPRTIRFDVLADTGERAISDGVLLLGAGR; encoded by the coding sequence ATGCCGTTGACCAGCGAGATGGCGGGCCTGCGCGGGCCCGCTGCCACCGACACCGTGGAGGACCGGTGGGTGATGAACTACGCCGCCTCGACAGGCGACACCAACCCGGTGTACTTCGACAACCGCGGCGCCGCAGCGCTTCCCGCGCATCCCGCCTACCTGTCGCACCTCGAGTGGGATGCCATCGCCCTGCTGCACGAGAAGCACCTGGGCGCACTCACCCCCGAGGAGCGGGTGCGCGGCGTGCACTCGTTCAACGCCACCCGCCTGCACCGGGCGGTGCGCGCCGGCGACACGCTCTCGTCGTCGGCGCAGGTGGTGGGCGTGGAGAAGCGGCGGGCCGGCGGGCGCATGACGCTGCGCATCGACACAGTCGACGCCGCCGGCGCCCCGGTCGCCACCTCGCACACCACCACCGTGTTCCTCGGCGTCGACGCGCAGGGCGAGACCGCTTCCGCGCCGACGGCGCTCGACACCGGCGGTTCCGCCGCTGCGCCGGCCGCGCCCGTGCGCACCGAAGACATCACCATCGGGCCGCTCGCGCCCTACGTGTTCTCGGAGTGCGCGCGCGACTACGGCGTCATCCACACCGACATCCGCGTGGCCACCGAGGCCGGGTTCCCGGGCCTGATCCTGCACGGCACCGGCACCATCGCGTACGCGCTGTCCGCGCTGACCAACGGCGAGGCGGGCGGCGACCCCACGCGCGTGCACGGGTTCCAGGCCCGGCTCACCGGAATGGTGCTGTGCCCATCGGTGATGACGCTGCGCGTGTTCGGCACGCAGGACGACGCCCCGCACGCCGATGCGGATTCTCCCGCCGCTTGCGATTCTCCCCGCACCATCCGCTTCGACGTGCTCGCCGACACCGGCGAGCGGGCGATATCCGACGGGGTCCTGCTGCTGGGGGCAGGGCGATGA
- a CDS encoding SGNH/GDSL hydrolase family protein, producing MDSSTPLRRTPVTADLLHGALDTEQGERGVVPCRLPAWARRRADPQLLSAQAQPAGVRLAFRTTATRIELTAHRTHMAFRGVAPRPAGRFDLLVGGELMAQVEAEGGTAVLVDAATGAVETEQGPTQTVRVDGLPAGEKNVEIWLPHYERVELGELRTDGPVAPLAASRGRRWLNYGSSISQGSNAASPTGTWIARVALDAGLDVTNLGFSGSAMLDPFVARVMRDRPADLISLEVGINLVNADVMRMRAFTPLLHGFLDTIREGHPDTPLLLVSSPHCAMHEDTPGPAAIDFGDGVMRYRATGNPAEARAGKLTLRTIREETERIVAQRSGDDPHIHYLDGLELFGAEDEVRHPLADNLHPGPEAHALMAERFGAHAFGAYGPFVEAG from the coding sequence ATGGACTCGTCGACCCCACTGCGTCGCACGCCCGTCACGGCCGACCTGCTGCACGGCGCACTGGACACGGAGCAGGGGGAGCGCGGCGTGGTGCCGTGCCGGCTGCCGGCGTGGGCGCGTCGGCGCGCGGACCCGCAGCTGCTCTCCGCCCAGGCGCAGCCGGCCGGGGTGCGCCTGGCGTTCCGCACCACGGCGACCAGGATCGAGCTCACCGCCCACCGCACCCACATGGCGTTCCGGGGCGTGGCGCCGCGGCCCGCCGGGCGGTTTGACCTGCTGGTCGGCGGAGAGCTGATGGCGCAGGTGGAGGCGGAGGGCGGCACCGCGGTGCTCGTCGACGCCGCCACCGGGGCCGTGGAGACGGAGCAGGGGCCCACGCAGACTGTTCGCGTCGATGGGCTGCCTGCGGGGGAGAAGAACGTCGAGATCTGGCTGCCGCACTATGAGCGGGTCGAGCTCGGCGAGCTGCGCACTGACGGGCCGGTGGCGCCCCTGGCCGCCTCGCGCGGCCGCCGGTGGCTCAACTACGGCAGCTCGATCAGTCAGGGCTCGAACGCGGCCAGCCCCACTGGCACCTGGATCGCGCGTGTGGCACTCGATGCGGGGCTGGATGTGACCAACCTCGGATTCAGCGGCAGCGCGATGCTCGACCCGTTCGTGGCGCGCGTGATGCGGGATCGGCCGGCCGATCTGATCAGCCTCGAGGTGGGCATCAACCTCGTCAACGCCGATGTGATGCGGATGCGCGCGTTCACCCCGCTTCTGCACGGGTTCCTCGACACGATCCGCGAGGGGCACCCGGACACGCCACTGCTGCTCGTCTCGTCGCCTCACTGCGCCATGCACGAGGACACCCCCGGGCCCGCGGCGATCGATTTCGGCGACGGGGTCATGCGGTACCGGGCCACGGGCAATCCGGCCGAGGCGCGCGCCGGCAAGCTCACGCTGCGCACCATCCGCGAGGAGACGGAGCGGATCGTGGCGCAGCGCAGTGGGGACGACCCGCACATCCACTACCTCGACGGGCTGGAGCTGTTCGGCGCGGAGGACGAAGTGCGGCACCCACTGGCCGATAACCTGCACCCCGGTCCCGAGGCGCACGCGCTCATGGCCGAGCGGTTCGGAGCGCATGCCTTCGGCGCATACGGGCCGTTCGTCGAGGCGGGCTAG
- a CDS encoding amidase, with protein sequence MTDTQTPVHRVHAFADDALGELDATGVAEAIRGGRASAAEAVEAAIRRAESVDPALGAIACADFDRARRAASSPAGGFFSGVPTFIKDNVDVVGLPTQEGSSAFRAQPASADGEFAASFRRLGPVCLGKTQLSEFGISASAESPGRIVRNPWCTDYSSGASSAGSAALVAAGVVPFAHGNDGGGSIRIPAAACGLVGLKPSRGRVPQDALFGRMPVRVVADGVLTRTVRDSAAYLREVERLHPVHSLPPVGDVSRAGEMRLRVAMVVESPFTPTDVETAASVREAARLLESMGHRVEEIAAPVPASFEEDFKTYYGLLFLYMNATGKSTFDRSFDWRRTESLTRGFAGYTLRHAHRLPAAIARLRASARRSRELYADYDLVLTPTVSHLTPRIGHIDPTLPFETAMERLLAWVGFTPLQNATGDPAVSLPFAISSQGTPIGIQIAGPLGSETRLLEIAYAVEEARPFARIQDGPAGRG encoded by the coding sequence ATGACCGATACCCAGACACCCGTCCACCGCGTCCATGCATTCGCCGACGATGCGCTGGGGGAGCTCGATGCCACCGGCGTGGCCGAGGCGATCCGCGGCGGGCGGGCGTCGGCGGCCGAGGCGGTGGAGGCGGCGATCCGCCGGGCGGAGTCCGTCGACCCGGCGCTGGGTGCGATCGCCTGCGCCGACTTCGACCGTGCCCGGCGGGCCGCGTCATCGCCTGCGGGCGGGTTCTTTTCGGGCGTGCCGACGTTCATCAAGGACAACGTGGACGTGGTGGGCCTGCCCACGCAGGAGGGTTCGTCGGCGTTCCGCGCACAGCCGGCGTCGGCGGACGGGGAGTTCGCCGCGTCGTTCCGCCGGCTCGGGCCGGTGTGTCTGGGCAAGACACAGCTGTCCGAGTTCGGGATCTCCGCCAGCGCCGAATCGCCGGGCAGGATCGTGCGCAATCCCTGGTGCACCGACTATTCCTCGGGTGCGTCGTCGGCCGGGTCGGCGGCGCTGGTGGCGGCGGGCGTGGTGCCTTTCGCGCACGGCAACGACGGCGGCGGGTCGATCCGCATCCCCGCCGCCGCGTGCGGGCTGGTCGGGCTCAAGCCGAGCCGCGGGCGCGTGCCGCAGGACGCGCTGTTCGGCCGCATGCCCGTCAGGGTGGTGGCCGACGGGGTGCTCACCCGCACGGTGCGCGACTCCGCCGCCTACCTGCGGGAGGTCGAGCGCCTGCATCCCGTGCACAGCCTGCCGCCGGTGGGCGACGTGAGTCGCGCCGGCGAGATGCGGCTGCGTGTCGCGATGGTGGTCGAGTCGCCGTTCACGCCCACCGACGTCGAGACGGCCGCCTCGGTGCGGGAGGCGGCGCGGCTGCTCGAGTCGATGGGGCACCGCGTCGAGGAGATCGCGGCGCCGGTGCCGGCGAGCTTCGAAGAGGACTTCAAGACCTACTACGGGCTGCTGTTCCTCTACATGAACGCCACCGGTAAGAGCACCTTCGACCGGTCGTTCGACTGGCGCCGCACCGAGTCGCTCACCCGCGGGTTCGCCGGATACACGTTGCGCCACGCCCACCGGCTGCCCGCGGCGATCGCCCGGCTACGCGCCTCCGCCCGCCGCTCGCGGGAGCTCTACGCCGACTACGACCTGGTGCTCACGCCGACGGTGAGCCATCTGACTCCGCGGATCGGGCACATCGACCCCACACTGCCGTTCGAGACCGCGATGGAGCGGCTGCTGGCCTGGGTGGGGTTCACGCCCCTGCAGAACGCCACCGGGGATCCGGCCGTCTCGCTGCCGTTTGCGATCAGCTCGCAGGGCACGCCGATCGGCATCCAGATCGCCGGCCCGCTGGGATCGGAGACGCGGCTTCTCGAGATCGCCTACGCGGTGGAGGAGGCGCGGCCGTTTGCGCGGATCCAGGACGGGCCGGCGGGGCGGGGATAG
- a CDS encoding MaoC/PaaZ C-terminal domain-containing protein, with protein MNAAGAGPVPGTEYFVSDWFTLDREHLEQFAWSTYLDPAHVDLTVSRNNPLGADLVDGFWQLSALLYFHFKYGVRGDDGEYGFNYGLDRVRFPAPLTLGRRIRVRAVVVDTAKRPDGLLVTTRNTMEIEGQERPCMVADLLLLRVSPDTDGEAS; from the coding sequence ATGAACGCGGCCGGCGCCGGGCCGGTCCCCGGAACCGAGTACTTCGTCAGCGACTGGTTCACGCTCGACCGCGAGCACCTGGAGCAGTTCGCCTGGTCCACCTACCTCGATCCCGCGCACGTGGACCTGACCGTGAGCCGCAACAACCCGCTGGGCGCCGACCTGGTGGACGGGTTCTGGCAGCTCAGCGCGCTGCTGTACTTCCACTTCAAGTACGGCGTCCGCGGCGACGACGGCGAGTACGGCTTCAACTACGGGCTCGACCGCGTGCGCTTCCCCGCCCCGCTGACGCTGGGCCGGCGCATCCGCGTGCGCGCCGTCGTCGTCGACACCGCAAAGCGCCCCGACGGACTGCTCGTCACCACCCGCAACACCATGGAGATCGAAGGACAGGAGCGGCCGTGCATGGTCGCCGACCTGCTCCTGCTGCGCGTCTCCCCCGACACCGACGGAGAGGCCTCATGA
- a CDS encoding APC family permease, with product MSQLKKTIGPMALVAVGAAGIIGSSFLYLTSDFFAEFGLGGTVFGMILATVFAGCVALAISELTSSFPRAGGELVFSYVAFNRGTGFIVGWLLIGIFTGIVAFYVTAAGFLVSTVAPGMNSIPLYSIGGKTVFLPVLALGIVLMLFMLAINWFGASLSFRLQLVLFLAMVVIGIVVVAVGFGAGSIDNFWPMFDASLADGSSPLSQSVSFILPALGFLTGFSIVAVMAEEAAVPAGRIGKIVVVAVMIAGAFYTVIFAATGFVLPWQETAGLDSGTIDAFKVAGFPVISWAAFSIGVIGILTTFIAVFSSVSRLIFSLARVGLLPRILSRVDEKTGAPRPALIFTALVGLGLGWIGPGGLVWFLDIGGVNVSLVWIFTVGAFYRMRYKYPHLERPYRVRFVWVPAIGAIVGAALIVVSLIPGTGMELRWPAEYIMLVAWWALGAVLWFAAPRRQTPEESLRGLLGDHHDLLAAAGRDRAPVPAVSDDSGPDAGNRRDQLVGES from the coding sequence ATGTCGCAACTCAAAAAGACCATCGGCCCGATGGCCCTGGTGGCGGTCGGCGCCGCCGGGATCATCGGCTCGAGCTTCCTCTACCTGACCAGCGACTTCTTCGCCGAGTTCGGACTGGGCGGCACCGTGTTCGGCATGATCCTGGCGACAGTGTTCGCCGGGTGCGTGGCGCTCGCCATCAGCGAGCTCACTTCGTCATTCCCCCGGGCGGGCGGCGAGCTGGTCTTCAGCTACGTCGCGTTCAACCGCGGCACCGGGTTCATCGTCGGCTGGCTGCTCATCGGCATCTTCACCGGCATCGTCGCCTTCTACGTGACGGCCGCCGGATTCCTGGTGAGCACCGTGGCGCCGGGCATGAACTCGATACCGCTCTACAGCATCGGCGGCAAGACCGTGTTCCTGCCGGTGCTGGCGCTGGGCATCGTGCTCATGCTGTTCATGCTGGCGATCAACTGGTTCGGCGCCAGCCTGAGCTTCCGCCTGCAGCTGGTGCTGTTCCTCGCCATGGTCGTCATCGGCATCGTCGTCGTGGCCGTGGGCTTCGGAGCCGGATCCATCGACAACTTCTGGCCCATGTTCGACGCGTCCCTCGCCGACGGTTCTTCCCCGCTGTCGCAATCGGTGAGCTTCATCCTGCCGGCGCTCGGGTTCCTCACCGGGTTCAGCATCGTCGCCGTCATGGCCGAGGAGGCGGCGGTCCCGGCGGGGCGCATCGGCAAGATCGTGGTCGTCGCCGTGATGATCGCCGGCGCCTTCTACACCGTCATCTTCGCCGCGACCGGCTTCGTCCTGCCCTGGCAGGAGACGGCGGGGCTCGACAGCGGCACCATCGACGCATTCAAGGTGGCAGGGTTCCCCGTGATCTCCTGGGCGGCGTTCAGCATCGGCGTCATCGGCATCCTCACCACATTCATCGCCGTCTTCTCGTCCGTGTCGCGCCTGATCTTCTCGCTCGCCCGCGTGGGACTGCTGCCGCGGATCCTCTCGCGCGTCGACGAGAAGACGGGCGCCCCGCGGCCCGCACTGATCTTCACCGCGCTGGTGGGCCTGGGGCTCGGGTGGATCGGGCCTGGCGGACTCGTCTGGTTCCTCGACATCGGCGGCGTCAACGTGTCGCTGGTGTGGATCTTCACCGTCGGCGCCTTCTATCGCATGCGGTACAAGTACCCCCACCTGGAGCGTCCGTACCGGGTGCGGTTCGTGTGGGTCCCGGCCATCGGGGCGATCGTCGGCGCGGCGCTCATCGTCGTCAGCCTGATCCCCGGCACCGGAATGGAGCTGCGCTGGCCCGCCGAATACATCATGCTCGTCGCCTGGTGGGCGCTCGGCGCCGTGCTCTGGTTCGCCGCGCCGCGACGGCAGACCCCGGAGGAGAGCCTGCGCGGGCTGCTCGGCGACCACCACGACCTGCTGGCCGCCGCCGGGCGCGACCGTGCCCCGGTGCCGGCCGTTTCCGACGATTCCGGCCCCGACGCGGGGAACCGGCGCGATCAGCTGGTGGGCGAATCGTGA
- a CDS encoding TetR/AcrR family transcriptional regulator, translating to MTSEAGTAQRPPVRVPTQKRAKRTVASILDATADLLVAGGMDAVNTNAVAKAAGVNVSTLYAYFPDKTAIVAQLAQRFEDERAAYVSAVAPNLAGADWREWFAEVIDRLARFRVETRAAVAIRKAVMGDTELRHIDQESTASATEKIIGGLRAHNPALTEERARLIGSVVVRTITEIVDAAFAAEPPDSGMLDELKLLVVRYLEPYLHDSPTS from the coding sequence ATGACCAGCGAGGCCGGCACCGCGCAGCGGCCCCCGGTGCGGGTGCCCACGCAGAAGCGCGCCAAGCGCACCGTGGCGTCGATCCTGGATGCGACCGCGGATCTCCTCGTTGCGGGAGGCATGGACGCCGTCAACACCAATGCGGTGGCGAAGGCGGCAGGGGTGAACGTGTCCACCCTCTACGCGTACTTCCCGGACAAGACGGCGATCGTCGCGCAGCTGGCGCAGCGGTTCGAGGACGAGCGCGCCGCCTACGTCTCCGCGGTGGCACCGAACCTGGCCGGCGCCGACTGGCGCGAGTGGTTCGCGGAGGTGATCGACCGCCTCGCCCGCTTCCGCGTGGAGACGCGTGCCGCAGTGGCGATCCGCAAGGCCGTCATGGGCGATACGGAGCTGCGGCATATCGACCAGGAGTCGACGGCGTCCGCCACCGAGAAGATCATCGGCGGTCTGCGTGCCCACAATCCCGCGCTCACCGAGGAACGCGCCCGGCTGATCGGTTCGGTGGTGGTGCGCACCATCACCGAGATCGTCGACGCCGCCTTCGCCGCCGAGCCGCCGGATTCCGGCATGCTCGACGAGCTCAAGCTGCTCGTCGTGCGGTATCTGGAACCGTATCTTCACGATTCGCCCACCAGCTGA
- a CDS encoding class I adenylate-forming enzyme family protein, whose product MSVQRCGTVPHFDTIPEYLRHWAAATPDAPAVVHDGTVATYAELARSVDDVARALLAAGVRTGDRVAVLSHPTPHYWLTFLGSLSIGAVWLGLNPKYRLPELQYNVGDSRPTLLFGIDASGSTDHLPVLLALADEAGVGRPVILGDAAHDGTTAWADFLAAGADVTDGELAAARGAVTADSPGLIVYTSGSTGRPKGAVLGQGGLARSFEIQALRAPVAPMRVVANLPINHIGGVGDLCCTPLVQGGTIVFQEQFDAGAMLAAVEDHGVNAFLQVPTTLKLLTEHPAFATTDLSGLKYVSWGGGPLSLAVVRRFRELGVHLGTTYGMTEITGSVSYTAPDAGDEELAGTVGKPVDEIDFLLADAQGRPVPAGETGEVLVRHPGLLLEYFGNPAATAEAFTADGYFRTGDVGYLRPDGNLCLVARTKEIFKSGGYNTYPREIELVLEEHPAVRLAAVVPAAHPTFQEVGVAYLETVDADGHGTPVDPDELTDWCRARLANYKVPKRIIAVDALPLLPVGKVDKMALRRRAAEEVAPQFA is encoded by the coding sequence ATGAGCGTTCAGCGCTGCGGCACGGTTCCGCATTTCGACACCATCCCCGAGTATCTGCGCCACTGGGCCGCCGCCACGCCCGACGCGCCGGCCGTGGTGCACGACGGCACCGTCGCCACCTACGCCGAGCTCGCCCGCAGCGTCGACGACGTGGCCCGCGCGCTCCTCGCGGCGGGTGTGCGCACCGGCGACAGGGTGGCCGTACTCTCGCACCCCACGCCGCACTACTGGCTCACTTTCCTCGGATCGCTGTCCATCGGCGCGGTGTGGCTGGGGCTCAACCCCAAGTACCGGCTGCCCGAGCTGCAGTACAACGTGGGCGACAGCCGCCCGACGCTGCTGTTCGGCATCGACGCGTCCGGGAGTACCGACCACCTGCCGGTGCTCCTCGCTCTCGCGGACGAGGCCGGGGTCGGCCGCCCGGTGATCCTCGGCGACGCGGCCCACGACGGCACCACCGCGTGGGCCGACTTCCTCGCGGCCGGCGCGGACGTCACGGACGGGGAACTCGCCGCCGCGCGGGGCGCCGTCACCGCGGACTCCCCCGGGCTCATCGTCTACACCTCCGGCAGCACCGGCCGGCCCAAGGGCGCGGTGCTGGGGCAGGGAGGGTTGGCCCGCAGCTTCGAGATCCAGGCGCTGCGCGCGCCCGTCGCCCCGATGCGGGTGGTGGCGAACCTGCCGATCAACCACATCGGCGGCGTCGGCGACCTGTGCTGCACGCCGCTCGTGCAGGGCGGCACCATCGTCTTCCAGGAGCAGTTCGATGCGGGCGCCATGCTCGCGGCGGTGGAGGACCACGGCGTCAACGCGTTCCTGCAGGTGCCCACCACACTCAAGCTCCTCACCGAGCACCCCGCCTTCGCCACCACGGATCTCTCGGGCCTCAAGTACGTCAGCTGGGGCGGCGGGCCGCTGTCCCTCGCGGTCGTGCGCCGCTTCCGGGAGCTCGGCGTGCACCTGGGCACCACCTACGGGATGACGGAGATCACCGGGTCCGTCTCCTACACCGCACCGGACGCCGGCGACGAGGAGCTCGCCGGCACGGTGGGCAAGCCCGTCGACGAGATCGACTTCCTGCTCGCCGACGCGCAGGGCCGCCCCGTGCCCGCGGGCGAGACCGGCGAGGTCCTGGTCCGCCATCCCGGGCTGCTGCTCGAGTACTTCGGCAATCCCGCGGCCACCGCCGAGGCCTTCACCGCGGACGGCTACTTCCGCACCGGCGACGTCGGATACCTGCGGCCCGACGGCAACCTGTGCCTGGTGGCCCGCACCAAGGAGATCTTCAAATCCGGCGGGTACAACACCTACCCGCGCGAGATCGAGCTGGTCCTCGAGGAACATCCCGCCGTGCGCCTGGCCGCCGTGGTGCCCGCGGCGCACCCGACGTTCCAGGAGGTGGGCGTCGCCTACCTCGAGACGGTGGACGCCGACGGGCACGGGACGCCCGTGGACCCAGACGAGCTCACCGACTGGTGCCGAGCGCGGCTGGCCAACTACAAGGTGCCCAAGCGGATCATCGCCGTGGACGCGCTGCCGCTGCTGCCGGTGGGCAAGGTCGACAAGATGGCGCTGCGCCGGCGGGCCGCCGAGGAGGTGGCGCCGCAGTTCGCATGA
- a CDS encoding MerR family transcriptional regulator, translating into MDERELMPIGAFAELAGLTASALRFYDDAGVLGPERVDPLTGYRFYHRSQLARATHLRLLREIRMPLRTIGRLFAGSTAEAARLIDEQAAAVAAEAAGIQRAAATLKASLGQASRITLCALPGPVFAAAVDQVLATTIDDPAHPVLAGVRLEARHDAVSLTATDRFRLTTRTLVPGGPSTASWAGTLAGDDLRAAASRLRRSPIVTMEAGERTLSLRTSDHATADCRLLTGEFPDHRLMVAALPPVTHRVTTETRQIHAALAQAPERIGLRLVDGTPSLLLPGAVLPLDATATGPDLTVWFELTTLYPAVSCALGADLMLDLRGADQPTTIRSADDGDLTAVVMPCRPSPT; encoded by the coding sequence GTGGATGAACGGGAGTTGATGCCGATCGGCGCGTTCGCGGAACTCGCAGGGCTGACCGCGAGCGCGTTGCGCTTCTACGACGATGCCGGCGTACTCGGTCCCGAGCGGGTCGACCCGCTGACGGGATACCGGTTCTACCACCGGTCGCAGCTGGCGCGGGCCACGCATCTGCGCCTGTTGCGCGAGATCCGGATGCCGCTGCGCACGATCGGGCGGCTGTTCGCCGGCAGTACCGCGGAGGCCGCGCGGCTCATCGACGAGCAGGCGGCCGCGGTCGCCGCGGAGGCCGCCGGGATCCAGCGGGCCGCGGCGACGCTCAAGGCCTCGCTCGGCCAGGCCTCCCGCATCACCCTGTGCGCACTTCCCGGCCCCGTTTTCGCGGCCGCCGTCGATCAGGTCCTGGCCACCACCATCGACGACCCCGCACACCCGGTGCTGGCCGGGGTACGCCTGGAAGCACGCCACGATGCCGTCTCGCTGACCGCGACCGACCGCTTCCGCCTCACCACGCGGACTCTCGTGCCCGGCGGGCCGTCGACCGCGTCGTGGGCGGGGACCCTGGCCGGAGACGACCTCCGGGCCGCCGCATCGCGGCTCCGGCGCAGCCCCATCGTGACGATGGAGGCCGGCGAGCGGACCCTGAGCCTGCGCACGTCCGACCACGCCACGGCCGACTGCCGCCTGCTCACCGGGGAGTTTCCCGACCACAGACTCATGGTGGCGGCCCTGCCCCCGGTGACGCATCGCGTCACAACCGAGACGCGGCAGATACATGCCGCGCTGGCACAGGCACCGGAGCGGATCGGGCTCCGCTTGGTGGACGGCACCCCGAGCCTGCTGCTGCCCGGTGCCGTCCTGCCGCTCGACGCCACCGCGACGGGCCCCGATCTCACGGTGTGGTTCGAGCTGACCACGCTGTACCCCGCGGTGAGCTGCGCACTCGGCGCCGACCTGATGCTCGACCTCCGCGGAGCCGACCAGCCGACCACCATCCGCTCGGCGGACGACGGCGATCTCACCGCTGTCGTCATGCCCTGCCGACCGAGCCCCACCTGA
- a CDS encoding CaiB/BaiF CoA transferase family protein: protein MTGALAGLVVVDLSQYIAGPYATMLMADAGATVIKVEPPRGDATRMLEPQVPRADGDGTVSAFYLRMNRGKRSVALDLKTDDGRDALAGLLARADVLVENYRAGVLDGLGFGAEELRALNPRLVYCSVSGFGHTPSPQRDRPSYNTVAEYETGVWHPGGPGGLPGPVGPPVGDMVPALHALAGLLMALYRRSVTGEGAHVDIAMHDSMLSLNELRSSTAVFTGSDRHPDGREYFCPYGVFAVRDGHISLDVTTDRQWRGFCAAIGHPGLADRDGMDTGPRRAAQYDEHIRGPLEHWLAERTRDEAAARFIAHGVPVAVLRTSREALLSAQAAARGMRLSVGEGPAVGGCEAPGDGVTVTVPGSPVRIGALRAPAADAPTAPTGCGTAPPLGADARTVLTRYAGLDPDAVDRLCAAGAAEGAQQCR from the coding sequence ATGACGGGCGCGCTCGCCGGACTCGTCGTCGTGGACCTGTCCCAATACATCGCGGGCCCGTACGCGACGATGCTCATGGCGGACGCCGGCGCCACCGTCATCAAGGTGGAGCCGCCCCGCGGCGACGCCACCCGCATGCTGGAGCCGCAGGTGCCGCGGGCGGACGGCGACGGCACCGTGAGCGCGTTCTACCTGCGGATGAACCGCGGCAAGCGCAGCGTCGCCCTCGACCTCAAGACGGACGACGGCCGGGACGCGCTCGCCGGACTGCTCGCCCGCGCCGACGTGCTGGTGGAGAACTACCGGGCCGGGGTGCTCGACGGGCTCGGCTTCGGCGCGGAGGAGCTCCGGGCGCTCAACCCGCGGTTGGTGTACTGCTCGGTGAGCGGCTTCGGCCACACGCCGTCGCCGCAGCGGGACCGCCCGTCCTACAACACCGTCGCCGAGTACGAGACGGGCGTGTGGCATCCCGGCGGCCCCGGCGGCCTGCCCGGACCGGTGGGCCCGCCCGTCGGCGACATGGTGCCCGCCCTGCACGCCCTCGCAGGCCTGCTCATGGCGCTGTACCGCAGGTCGGTCACCGGCGAGGGCGCGCACGTGGACATCGCCATGCACGATTCGATGCTCTCCCTCAACGAGCTGCGCAGCAGCACCGCGGTGTTCACCGGCTCCGACCGGCACCCCGACGGCCGCGAATACTTCTGCCCCTACGGGGTGTTTGCGGTGCGTGACGGGCACATCAGCCTGGACGTGACCACCGACCGGCAATGGCGCGGCTTCTGCGCGGCGATCGGGCACCCCGGGCTCGCCGATCGAGACGGCATGGACACCGGCCCGCGCCGCGCCGCCCAGTATGACGAGCACATCCGCGGGCCGCTGGAACACTGGCTCGCGGAGCGCACCCGCGACGAGGCGGCCGCGCGGTTCATCGCGCACGGGGTCCCCGTCGCCGTGCTGCGCACGTCCCGCGAGGCGCTGTTGTCCGCGCAGGCGGCCGCGCGCGGCATGCGCCTCAGCGTCGGCGAGGGCCCGGCCGTCGGGGGCTGCGAGGCCCCCGGGGACGGCGTCACCGTCACCGTCCCCGGATCACCGGTGCGCATCGGCGCGCTGCGGGCGCCCGCGGCCGATGCCCCGACCGCCCCGACTGGCTGCGGCACGGCCCCGCCGCTCGGCGCGGACGCCCGCACGGTCCTTACCCGCTACGCCGGCCTCGACCCCGACGCCGTCGACCGACTCTGCGCCGCCGGCGCAGCCGAAGGAGCACAGCAATGCCGTTGA